In Torulaspora globosa chromosome 1, complete sequence, a genomic segment contains:
- the NSE4 gene encoding Smc5-Smc6 complex subunit NSE4 (ancestral locus Anc_2.342), with protein sequence MSSRRAGRVRGPEDETDVEGPTVRRRRVDDGTPESSESSARQQILQGYRALEGEMAKEKAKAARTGDIHIALKNLDAAESLFSKASGSRNLELFAHDAKAMVNISELAQMSVRNLKFDDSRSLVNLDDVLNSCKKYMLKEYFLLNDISEPVTSLMNNAEEEESELPLHDGAMEDQQETVAGTSSSRLRANTLRRSYLQQFSTYDQFHQFNWFRMGSLFDTLSRGAATVDHLSGPFSLEKRPRVTMNPRTRQIDSGASLTTAQRDLPASRGTEELTTPMLVKRCYEILRRKKGYEPINLFKLIINPSSYAKSVENLFYISFLLKEGKLILEEDEEGFPSIRIKEELPREAAAAELEAQRRRDAHQNHIIFQLDGASWKKLIDKFSISSSFLD encoded by the coding sequence atGTCTTCCAGAAGGGCTGGGAGAGTTCGTGGACCTGAGGACGAAACAGACGTGGAGGGGCCCACGGTGAGGAGAAGGCGAGTTGACGATGGGACTCCTGAAAGCTCAGAGAGCTCTGCTAGGCAGCAGATCTTGCAAGGGTATCGGGCCCTGGAGGGCGAGATGGCCAAAGAGAAGGCGAAAGCGGCACGTACCGGTGACATTCACATTGCACTAAAGAATTTAGACGCTGCAGAATCACTGTTTTCCAAGGCTAGTGGATCAAGGAACCTCGAATTGTTTGCGCACGACGCCAAGGCGATGGTGAACATAAGTGAGTTAGCGCAGATGAGCGTGAGAAATCTTAAGTTTGACGATTCTAGGAGCTTGGTTAACCTTGATGATGTGCTGAATAGCTGCAAGAAATATATGTTGAAGGAATATTTCTTATTGAACGATATCAGCGAGCCCGTAACTTCTCTGATGAATaatgctgaagaagaggagagCGAGCTCCCGCTTCATGATGGGGCAATGGAGGATCAACAGGAGACAGTTGCAGGTACGAGCTCAAGCAGATTGAGGGCTAATACGCTTCGAAGATCTTACCTGCAACAGTTCAGCACATACGACCAATTCCATCAGTTCAATTGGTTCCGGATGGGATCTCTCTTCGATACACTGAGTAGAGGGGCAGCTACGGTCGACCATCTGTCTGGACCATTCTCGTTAGAGAAACGTCCCCGGGTCACGATGAACCCTAGAACACGTCAGATTGATAGCGGCGCGAGCCTAACCACCGCTCAAAGAGATCTGCCGGCATCCAGAGGAACTGAGGAGCTCACCACACCAATGCTGGTCAAAAGGTGCTACGAGATACtcagaaggaagaaggGTTACGAGCCGATAAATTTattcaagctcatcatAAACCCTTCCTCGTACGCCAAATCGGTCGAGAACCTTTTTTACATCAGTTTTCTTCTAAAAGAGGGAAAGTTgatcttggaagaagatgaggaagGATTTCCCAGCATACGAATAAAGGAGGAGTTGCCCAGGGAGGCGGCTGCTGCAGAACTCGAGGCACAAAGAAGACGCGATGCTCATCAAAACCATATTATCTTCCAATTGGACGGTGCATCCTGGAAGAAACTCATCGATAAATTCTCTATATCATCGTCATTTCTTGACTAG
- the MLH1 gene encoding mismatch repair ATPase MLH1 (ancestral locus Anc_2.341) codes for MVASIKALDESVVNKIAAGEIIISPVNALKEMMENSIDAGAKSLDILVRDGGIKLLQVTDNGCGINREDLPVLCERFTTSKLTKFEDLESIATYGFRGEALASISHIARVTVTTKTQDDKCAWRVSYAEGKMIGEPRPMAGRDGTVILVEDLFYNMPSRLQALRSPGEEYTKILDVVGRYAIHRQDVAFSCKKFGDSQFSLTIRSDLSAEGRIRTVFGNAVAKSLLAFDMASVEELDIAKVSGQVSNLEFNFKKSITPVLFINDRLVTCNPLARALRQVYANFLPKGNKPFIYLSLLINPKVLDVNVHPTKREVRFLHQDEIIEKIALQLNEVLSKVDTSRTFKASTVLTSKPVHSASISRVTATSSINKSYQNNNNGQTQNGQTPAKRYENKLVRTDASQAKITTFLKSSQSQATSPAVVLQTIDRQEINENHSEGAAKENLPIPSSPAAAVIEKSSKYQIHAQERIEVNLSSIKRLREAVDESIHRDLTDAFANLTFVGVVDVERRLATIQHDLKLFLIDYGAVCYELFYQICLSDFSNYGKIILESANNKGLRLIEILSSFEHLTDDFILGIVQRLWDMREMLTEYFAIELTAEGDTDKPAQESIQLRSIPLLLKDYTPPLAKIPFFIYRLGTRVNWEVEEPCLEGIMRQIALLYIPEIIELVDLSGKDVDEERKAEFVARNEEMSYSLENVVFPCIKRRFLAPRSLSKDVIEIANLPGLYKVFERC; via the coding sequence atgGTAGCTAGCATCAAGGCGCTAGATGAATCGGTTGTGAACAAGATAGCAGCAGGAGAAATCATTATTTCGCCGGTGAATGctctgaaggagatgatGGAGAACAGTATAGACGCTGGGGCTAAAAGCCTGGACATACTGGTGCGGGATGGGGGTATAAAACTGTTGCAAGTGACTGATAATGGCTGTGGTATCAACAGGGAGGACTTGCCAGTGCTGTGTGAACGATTTACTACTTCAAAACTGACAAAGTTCGAGGACTTGGAGAGTATTGCGACCTACGGGTTTAGAGGTGAAGCTCTGGCAAGTATATCCCATATTGCAAGAGTTACTGTCACTACAAAGACACAGGACGACAAGTGTGCTTGGAGGGTGTCGTATGCGGAAGGCAAAATGATAGGCGAGCCAAGGCCTATGGCGGGTCGAGACGGAACTGTGATCCTCGTGGAAGATCTTTTCTACAATATGCCTTCGAGATTACAAGCGCTTAGGTCGCCAGGCGAAGAATATACTAAGATATTGGATGTTGTAGGACGGTATGCGATACACCGTCAGGACGTCGCATTTTCTTGCAAGAAGTTTGGAGATTCACAGTTCAGCTTGACTATAAGGTCCGATTTATCTGCCGAAGGGAGGATAAGGACCGTTTTTGGGAACGCTGTGGCGAAGAGCTTACTGGCGTTCGATATGGCTTCCGTGGAAGAGTTAGACATTGCGAAGGTATCGGGACAAGTGAGCAACCTTGAGTTtaacttcaagaaatcgatAACGCCTGTATTATTCATCAATGACAGGCTTGTCACTTGCAATCCCTTGGCAAGAGCCCTCCGACAAGTCTACGCGAACTTTCTACCAAAAGGCAATAAACCATTCATATACTTGAGTTTGCTGATTAACCCCAAGGTACTGGATGTCAACGTGCACCCAACCAAGAGGGAGGTGAGATTTCTGCACCAGGATGAGATCATCGAGAAGATTGCCTTGCAGTTAAATGAGGTTTTATCCAAGGTAgatacttcaagaacttttaAAGCTTCAACTGTACTGACAAGCAAACCAGTTCATAGCGCTTCCATTAGCCGAGTTACAGCAACATCCAGTATAAACAAATCGTATCAAAACAATAATAATGGACAAACCCAGAACGGCCAAACACCCGCTAAGAGATACGAGAATAAATTGGTGAGAACAGATGCGTCGCAAGCTAAAATAACCacattcttgaaatctAGCCAATCTCAGGCTACTTCACCAGCTGTGGTTTTACAGACAATTGACAGGCAAGAGATTAATGAAAACCATTCAGAAGGTGCTGCCAAAGAAAATTTACCGATTCCATCTTCACCGGCTGCGGCAGTAATAgaaaaatcttcaaagtatcaAATCCATGCACAGGAGAGGATAGAAGTAAACCTCTCGAGCATCAAAAGACTGCGAGAAGCAGTCGATGAATCTATCCACAGAGACTTGACCGATGCATTTGCCAACCTGACATTTGTCGGCGTTGTAGATGTTGAGAGAAGGCTAGCAACAATTCAACACGATTTAAAGCTCTTTCTGATAGATTATGGAGCAGTTTGCTATGAGTTGTTCTACCAGATTTGCCTGAGCGACTTTTCAAACTATGGAAAAATCATCCTCGAGTCTGCCAATAACAAAGGTCTGAGACTTATTGAAATCCTATCGAGCTTCGAGCATCTAACTGATGATTTTATTCTTGGAATAGTACAGAGACTCTGGGATATGAGGGAGATGCTTACTGAATATTTTGCAATCGAATTAACAGCCGAAGGCGATACCGATAAGCCAGCGCAAGAAAGCATTCAATTGAGAAGCATACCTCTCCTATTGAAAGATTATACACCTCCTTTAGCCAAAATTCCCTTTTTCATTTATAGATTGGGAACAAGGGTCAACTGGGAAGTCGAGGAGCCCTGTCTAGAAGGTATCATGAGACAAATAGCACTGTTATACATTCCAGAGATTATCGAGCTCGTCGATCTTTCTGGCAAGGacgtcgatgaagagagaaaagctgaaTTCGTTGCAAGAAACGAGGAGATGTCATATTCCCTTGAAAATGTAGTGTTCCCTTGCATAAAAAGGAGATTTTTGGCACCACGAAGTCTATCGAAGGATGTCATTGAGATAGCGAACCTGCCAGGATTATATAAGGTCTTTGAAAGATGCTAG
- the MME1 gene encoding Mme1p (ancestral locus Anc_2.344), with protein MWQFTSSIPVVHKHHENAHGPPASTHGGGGAGEEAGKGSETAANEEDTGSILNCAIAGGLGGGIGDTAMHSLDTVKTRQQGAPSNGKYRSMLSAYRTIFVEEGVRRGLYGGYCAAMLGSLPSAALFFSTYEYSKKKMIDDWQINETATHLTAGFLGDLVSSVVYVPSEVLKTRLQLQGRFNNPYFDSGYNYRNLRDTVKTVIKTEGVGALLFGYKATLARDLPFSALQFAFYEKFRQWAFRIEGKDTGLDDLSLVSEIYTGACAGGLAGVLTTPLDVIKTRVQTQQPSNDFSKSRTHAVKLSGSLFGSLKTVYNSEGFLGFFSGVGPRFVWTSVQSSIMLLLYQMSLRALNNSSSKLLR; from the coding sequence ATGTGGCAGttcacttcttcaatacctGTGGTTCATAAGCACCACGAAAATGCTCACGGTCCGCCGGCATCGACTCATGGGGGCGGTGGTGCAGGTGAGGAGGCGGGGAAGGGCTCCGAGACGGCTGCTAACGAGGAGGACACCGGGTCAATTCTGAACTGTGCGATTGCCGGGGGTCTCGGAGGCGGCATTGGTGACACTGCAATGCATTCTCTCGACACGGTCAAGACCCGGCAACAGGGTGCGCCGAGCAACGGCAAGTACAGAAGCATGTTGAGTGCGTACCGAACTATATTCGTGGAGGAGGGAGTACGAAGGGGTTTGTATGGGGGTTACTGTGCCGCGATGCTGGGATCGCTCCCCAGTGCGGCTTTGTTCTTTAGTACTTATGAATattccaagaagaaaatgatagACGATTGGCAGATCAACGAGACGGCAACACACCTGACCGCGGGCTTCCTTGGCGATCTTGTGTCGAGCGTTGTTTATGTTCCCTCCGAGGTCTTGAAGACGAGGTTGCAATTGCAGGGCAGATTCAACAATCCGTATTTTGATTCAGGCTACAACTACAGAAATCTACGAGATACGGTAAAAACGGTTATCAAAACCGAGGGAGTGGGGGCTTTGCTCTTTGGGTATAAGGCCACTTTGGCCCGAGACCTGCCCTTCAGTGCTCTGCAGTTCGCATTCTACGAAAAATTCAGACAGTGGGCGTTCAGAATAGAGGGCAAGGACACGGGGCTCGACGACTTGTCGCTCGTCAGCGAGATCTACACGGGGGCTTGCGCCGGCGGACTGGCAGGTGTCTTGACAACCCCTTTGGACGTTATCAAGACTCGGGTACAGACACAGCAGCCGTCAAACGACTTTTCAAAGTCACGCACCCATGCGGTGAAGCTGTCTGGCTCGCTCTTTGGGAGTCTGAAGACAGTCTATAATTCTGAAGGGTTTCTTGGGTTTTTCAGCGGCGTAGGGCCGCGATTCGTCTGGACAAGTGTTCAAAGCAGTATCATGCTTCTTTTGTACCAAATGTCGTTACGTGCTCTAAACAATTCGTCTTCGAAGCTGCTGAGATGA
- the QRI7 gene encoding putative N(6)-L-threonylcarbamoyladenine synthase (ancestral locus Anc_2.343), translated as MRRLLPRACLVSPRRAYKVLAIETSCDDTCVAILDRHSEELAPRTLIHLKETLDSASQGGIVPTRAHLHHQLKIGVLTQKALRTTGTSAVDLVCVTRGPGMPGSLSGGLDFAKGLAVAWQKPLLGVHHMLGHLLVPRLSTNGKAPAYPFLSLLVSGGHTTVVLTRSVTDHEIMCDSMDIAVGDSLDKCGRELGIRGTMIAKEMEKFIDEDPSCKFDAGIRMTLPNPLRNKNNRIDVQAFSFAPFLTAVRNNIDRPIEEYTRDQIRSMAYQTQEAIFKHILSRLTKVIELNADKLVGVRHFVCSGGVGANKRLRTLLEENLSGRFTEFFYPPTDLCTDNAVMIGWAGIELFESRSLCTDLEVSPIRKWPLSELLGVSGWRQLEGKDPCK; from the coding sequence ATGAGAAGATTGCTGCCTAGGGCTTGCTTAGTCAGTCCGAGGCGAGCGTACAAGGTGCTGGCCATCGAGACCTCATGCGATGATACCTGCGTCGCTATACTGGACAGACATTCGGAGGAATTGGCTCCAAGGACATTGATACACTTGAAAGAGACCCTCGATAGTGCTTCACAGGGAGGTATCGTTCCTACGAGGGCACATCTGCACCACCAATTGAAGATCGGCGTTCTCACGCAGAAAGCTCTCAGGACGACAGGCACGTCAGCCGTTGATCTGGTCTGCGTCACCAGAGGTCCTGGGATGCCCGGGTCTCTTTCAGGAGGACTGGATTTTGCCAAAGGATTGGCAGTGGCGTGGCAGAAACCGCTGCTGGGCGTGCATCATATGCTCGGCCATCTGTTGGTTCCCAGGTTGTCGACAAATGGTAAGGCGCCAGCGTATCCTTTCCTGAGCTTGCTGGTTAGCGGCGGCCACACAACCGTGGTTCTCACCAGAAGTGTTACAGACCATGAGATTATGTGCGATTCGATGGACATCGCCGTCGGAGACTCGCTGGACAAGTGCGGAAGAGAGCTAGGCATCAGGGGGACCATGATTGCCAAGGAGATGGAGAagttcatcgatgaagatcCTAGCTGCAAGTTTGACGCTGGTATTCGAATGACGTTGCCCAACCCGTTGAGAAATAAAAATAACAGAATAGACGTGCAAGCGTTTTCGTTTGCACCTTTCTTGACAGCTGTGCGAAACAATATCGACAGGCCTATCGAGGAATATACTAGGGATCAGATCAGGTCGATGGCCTACCAGACCCAGGAAGCGATATTCAAGCACATCTTATCGAGACTGACAAAAGTTATCGAACTTAATGCGGACAAACTAGTCGGAGTACGACACTTCGTGTGCTCCGGTGGTGTTGGCGCCAATAAGAGGTTACGAACACTGCTTGAGGAAAATCTCTCTGGCAGATTCACCGAATTCTTCTATCCTCCAACAGATCTTTGCACAGACAACGCTGTCATGATAGGCTGGGCTGGCATCGAGCTGTTTGAATCGAGGAGTTTATGTACTGATCTTGAAGTGTCACCTATCCGTAAATGGCCGCTTTCTGAACTGCTCGGTGTTAGCGGCTGGAGGCAGCTGGAAGGAAAGGACCCTTGTAAATAA